One Prinia subflava isolate CZ2003 ecotype Zambia chromosome 9, Cam_Psub_1.2, whole genome shotgun sequence DNA segment encodes these proteins:
- the PSTK gene encoding L-seryl-tRNA(Sec) kinase: MRTAPAEAAGAAALAAEQQQQQQQQRRGSGGGARVGLCLLCGLPAAGKSTLARALSRRLPQRPGWACALLAYDDLIPPEAFRPRAPGAGPHEPCPLLPGWKQSRRELLQCLEGFLRALLSGAALPGPAQPGWERFLGCCRRQGLLPAADGDAGAASRPLVLLLDDNFYYQSMRYEVYQLARKYSLGFCQLFLECPLECCLQRNRLRSDPVPEQTIQLMARKIEMPDVRKNAWEQHSLILSSSDCISEDNEQIMNLLATALENPERPNEEDTEQKEAARAVCAASAVHQADQACRRIISQAMQDAKGKNILPSEMKNLAEELNKLKAEFLEDLRQGKTLKIQYSDSPTSVTSSFQHEATNVVNKYLLK; this comes from the exons ATGCGCACAGCGCCGGCGGAAGCGGCGGGAGCGGCAGCGCTGGCGgcggagcagcagcagcagcagcagcagcagcggcgggggagcggcggcggcgcccgggtggggctgtgcctgctgtgcgGGCTGCCCGCGGCCGGCAAGTCCACGCTGGCCCGCGCCCTGAGCCGCCGGCTGCCGCAGCGCCCGGGCTGGGCCTGCGCGCTGCTCGCCTACGACGACCTCATCCCGCCGGAGGCCTTCCGGCCGCGCGCGCCGGGGGCGGGCCCGCACGAGCCGTGCCCATTG ctgcccgGCTGGAAGCAGAGCCGCCGcgagctgctgcagtgcctggagggATTCCTGCGGGCGCTGCTCAGcggcgcggcgctgcccggccccgcgcagccgggctgggagcgcttcctgggctgctgccgccggcaggggctgctgcccgcCGCGGACGGTGACGCTGGAGCCGCCTCCCGGCCGCTCGTCCTCCTGCTGGATGACAACTTCTATTACCAGAGCATGCGCTACGAGGTGTACCAGCTGGCCCGCAAAT ATTCCTTGGGCTTCTGCCAGTTATTTTTAGAGTGTCCACTGGAAtgctgcctgcagaggaatcGCCTCAGAAGTGATCCTGTGCCTGAGCAGACAATACAATTAATGGCAAGGAAAATAGAAATGCCAGATGTCAGGAAAAACGcttgggagcagcacagcctcatTCTGAGTAGCTCTGATTGCATCTCAGAGGACAA tgAGCAGATCATGAACTTGCTGGCCACTGCTTTGGAAAATCCAGAGAGGCCAAACGAGGAGGACACGGAGCAAAAG gaggcagctcgGGCCGTGTGTGCAGCCAGTGCTGTCCATCAGGCTGACCAGGCGTGCAGGAGAATCATCTCCCAGGCAATGCAGGATGCCAAAG gaaaaaacattCTCCCAAGTGAGATGAAGAACCTGGCAGAAGAACTCAAcaaactgaaagcagaatttttggAAGACTTGAGGCAAGGAAAGACTTTGAAAATCCAATATTCTGATTCTCCCACAAGTGTTACTTCTTCATTCCAACATGAGGCAACCAATGTAGTaaataaatatcttttaaaataa